From the genome of Fundulus heteroclitus isolate FHET01 chromosome 7, MU-UCD_Fhet_4.1, whole genome shotgun sequence, one region includes:
- the LOC105919648 gene encoding trace amine-associated receptor 13c-like, with product MKTVEDAELCFPLLPNSSCRKTMLPSSVSLVIHLTFSSISLLTVFLNLLVIISICHFKKLHSPTNILLLSLAVSDCMVGFLILFQIVLIDGCWYLGDIICVLYVNLDYVITSVSTGTMVLISVDRYIAICYPLYYSSKVTAERAKMCVSVFWMCSILYHCVLLRDNLQHPGRYNSCSGECLVFLDYIEGVFDLLSCFIFPVTIISILYMRVFIVVVSQAQAMQSHVAAISFQDSVKVTAKKSEIKAALTLGVVLVVFLICTCPYFCITQITENAAVSTSSVTFILFYFNSTLNPLIYAIFYPWFRKAVKLILTLQILKPDSCNTIIV from the exons ATGAAAACTGTTGAAGACGCTGAACTTTGCTTCCCACTCCTGCCTAATTCATCCTGCAGAAAGACTATGCTGCCTTCATCTGTATCCCTCGTTATTCACTTAACATTTTCTTCCATCTCTTTACTTACTGTATTTCTTAACCTACTGGTCATCATCTCCATCTGCCACTTCAA GAAGCTCCATAGCCCCACCAATATCCTCCTGCTCTCTCTGGCTGTCTCAGATTGCATGGTGGGATtcctcattttatttcaaatagttCTGATAGATGGCTGCTGGTATCTTGGGGATATTATTTGTGTACTGTATGTTAATCTGGACTATGTTATCACTTCTGTCTCAACAGGAACAATGGTGCTTATTTCTGTTGATCGTTACATTGCCATTTGTTATCCCCTGTATTACTCCAGCAAAGTCACTGCAGAACGAGCAAagatgtgtgtttctgtgttttggaTGTGCTCAATTCTCTATCATTGTGTTTTACTGAGGGACAACCTACAACACCCAGGCAGGTATAATTCCTGCTCAGGAGAGTGTCTAGTTTTTCTAGATTATATTGAGGGAGTGTTTGACCTTTTATCGTGTTTTATTTTCCCTGTCACTATTATCAGCATTCTGTACATGAGAGTGTTTATAGTGGTCGTTTCTCAGGCTCAAGCCATGCAGTCTCATGTTGCAGCTATCTCATTTCAGGATTCTGTGAAAGTCACAGCTAAGAAATCTGAAATTAAGGCAGCATTAACACTGGGTGTAGTTTTAGTTGTGTTTCTCATATGCACCTGTCCATATTTCTGTATTACACAAATTACAGAAAATGCAGCAGTCAGTACTTCATCTGTGacgtttattcttttttattttaattccacCCTGAACCCACTGATCTATGCAATATTTTACCCCTGGTTTAGGAAAGCTGTTAAACTAATTCTTACACTGCAGATTCTGAAGCCAGACTCGTGCAACACCATCATAGTTTAA
- the LOC105919657 gene encoding trace amine-associated receptor 13c-like, whose product MKTVEETELCFPQLLNASCRKTILPPSVSLVIYLTFSSISLLTVLLNLLVIISICHFKKLHSPTNILLLSLAVSDCMVGFLILFQIVLIDGCWYLGDIICVLYVNLDYVITTTSIGTMVLISVDRYIAICYPLHYPSKVTEERAKMCVSVFWMCSILYHCVLLRDNLQHPGRYNSCSGECLGFLDYIGGVFDLLSSFICPVTLIILLYVRVFVVVVSQARAMQSRVAAASLQGSVKVTAKQSEIKAAITLSVVVVVFLICTCPYFCVTLITEDAAVSASSGTFILFYFNSTLNPLIYALFYPWFRKSVKLILTLRILKPDSCNTIIV is encoded by the exons ATGAAAACCGTTGAAGAAACTGAACTTTGTTTCCCACAACTGCTTAATGCATCCTGCAGAAAGACTATTTTGCCTCCATCTGTATCCTTGGTCATTTACTTAACATTTTCTTCCATCTCTCTGCTTACAGTATTGCTTAATCTGCTAGTCATCATCTCCATTTGCCACTTCAA GAAGCTCCATAGCCCCACCAACATCCTCCTGCTCTCTCTGGCTGTCTCAGATTGCATGGTGGGATTcctaattttatttcaaatagttCTGATAGATGGCTGCTGGTATCTTGGTGACATCATTTGTGTACTGTATGTTAATTTGGACTATGTTATCACTACTACCTCAATAGGAACCATGGTGCTTATTTCTGTTGATCGTTACATTGCCATTTGTTATCCCCTGCATTACCCCAGCAAAGTCACTGAAGAACGAGCAAagatgtgtgtttctgtgttttggaTGTGCTCAATTCTCTATCATTGTGTTCTACTGAGGGACAACCTACAACACCCAGGCAGGTATAATTCCTGCTCAGGAGAGTGTCTAGGTTTTCTAGATTATATTGGGGGCGTTTTTGACCTTTTGTCATCCTTTATTTGCCCTGTCACTCTGATTATCCTTCTGTATGTGAGAGTGTTTGTAGTTGTTGTGTCTCAGGCTCGAGCCATGCAATCTCGTGTTGCAGCTGCCTCTCTTCAGGGTTCAGTGAAAGTCACAGCTAAGCAATCTGAAATTAAGGCAGCCATAACACTGAGTGTCGTTGTGGTTGTGTTTCTTATATGCACCTGCCCATATTTCTGTGTTACACTAATAACAGAAGATGCTGCAGTTAGTGCTTCATCTGGGaccttcattcttttttattttaattccacCTTGAACCCACTGATCTATGCACTATTTTACCCCTGGTTTAGGAAATCTGTTAAACTAATTCTCACACTGCGGATCCTAAAGCCAGACTCGTGCAACACCATCATAGTGTAA